In one Bryobacteraceae bacterium genomic region, the following are encoded:
- a CDS encoding Hsp70 family protein: MKSSATLVAGIDLGTTNSALAYAALPTARETPSVTPFEIPQLVRAADFRPWPLLPSSLFLPGDADFPPGATALPWDENPAWVVGELARARGSEIPSRLVVSAKSWLSHSAVDRTSALLPLEAPDGIARVSPVEASRRYLEHLRHAWDHVNPDTPLEAQHVLVTVPASFDAVARDLTLRAASEAGFGDVVLLEEPQAAFYAWLERHADWRERVSPGDLVLVVDVGGGTTDFSLIAITAEDGELTLERVAVGDHILLGGDNMDLALAHGVAQSLGRKLSSSQMHALWQSARAAKEGLFANPDRADHPVTILGKGSGVVGGAIKAKLERAVLESTVLDGFFPQAPAGAEPEDPRSSGINEIGLPYAADAAVTRHLARFLRQAGPGNNRGGKMAAPTHVLFNGGVFLAPALRQRLLGVLNGWLGEHKLPAAKALEGDDLMHAVSRGAAYYGLARAGHGIRIRGGVARSYYIGIKPAMPAIPGVKPPLRALTVAQAGMEEGTRIQPGRREFALRVGQQCDFRFFSSVERHADQPGEMLEEIGGDMEELAPIEVTLPGAEAESVPVTLETEITETGMLQLWCVARDGRRWKLEFNVREKVGG; this comes from the coding sequence ATGAAATCCTCCGCCACCCTGGTAGCCGGGATCGATCTCGGCACGACGAACTCCGCCCTTGCCTACGCAGCCCTTCCCACCGCGCGCGAAACGCCGTCCGTCACTCCGTTCGAGATTCCGCAACTGGTGCGGGCGGCCGACTTCCGTCCCTGGCCGCTGCTGCCGTCGAGCCTGTTTCTCCCCGGAGACGCCGACTTCCCGCCCGGCGCCACCGCGCTCCCCTGGGACGAGAACCCGGCGTGGGTGGTGGGTGAACTCGCCCGCGCGCGCGGTTCGGAAATTCCTTCCCGGCTGGTGGTTTCGGCGAAGAGCTGGCTGTCGCATTCCGCCGTCGACCGGACGTCAGCGCTGCTGCCGCTCGAAGCGCCGGACGGGATCGCCCGCGTTTCGCCGGTGGAGGCCTCGCGCCGCTACCTCGAGCATCTCCGGCACGCCTGGGACCACGTGAATCCGGACACGCCGCTCGAGGCGCAGCACGTGCTCGTTACGGTCCCGGCCTCTTTCGATGCGGTCGCCCGCGATCTCACTCTCCGCGCCGCCAGCGAAGCCGGATTCGGCGACGTCGTCCTGCTCGAAGAGCCGCAGGCCGCCTTCTACGCATGGCTCGAGCGCCACGCCGACTGGCGCGAGCGCGTCTCCCCGGGCGACCTCGTGCTGGTCGTCGACGTGGGCGGCGGCACCACTGACTTTTCGCTGATCGCCATCACGGCCGAAGATGGCGAACTGACGCTCGAGCGTGTCGCCGTGGGCGATCACATTCTCCTCGGCGGCGACAATATGGACCTCGCACTTGCGCACGGCGTGGCGCAGTCACTCGGGCGCAAACTCTCTTCCTCGCAAATGCACGCGCTTTGGCAGAGCGCCCGCGCGGCCAAGGAAGGGTTGTTCGCCAACCCGGACCGAGCCGATCATCCGGTGACCATCCTCGGAAAAGGCTCCGGCGTGGTGGGCGGCGCCATCAAGGCGAAGCTCGAACGCGCGGTTCTCGAATCCACCGTGCTCGATGGCTTCTTTCCACAAGCGCCGGCCGGCGCCGAGCCGGAGGATCCCCGCAGTTCCGGCATCAACGAAATCGGCCTGCCCTACGCCGCCGACGCCGCCGTTACGCGTCACCTCGCACGGTTCCTTCGCCAGGCCGGGCCGGGAAACAATCGGGGCGGGAAGATGGCGGCGCCGACACACGTTCTCTTCAACGGCGGTGTGTTTCTCGCCCCGGCCTTGCGCCAGCGGCTGCTCGGCGTACTGAACGGGTGGCTGGGAGAGCACAAGCTTCCGGCGGCGAAAGCGCTCGAGGGCGACGATCTGATGCATGCCGTCTCGCGTGGCGCGGCCTACTACGGCTTGGCGCGAGCCGGCCACGGGATTCGAATCCGCGGCGGCGTGGCGCGCTCCTACTACATTGGGATCAAGCCGGCGATGCCGGCAATCCCCGGCGTGAAACCGCCGCTCCGTGCGCTGACGGTGGCGCAGGCGGGAATGGAGGAGGGTACGCGAATCCAGCCGGGAAGGCGCGAGTTCGCGCTTCGCGTCGGCCAGCAGTGCGATTTCCGCTTTTTTTCGTCCGTGGAGCGCCACGCCGATCAACCGGGCGAGATGCTCGAAGAAATCGGCGGCGACATGGAAGAACTGGCGCCGATCGAGGTGACGCTCCCCGGCGCCGAAGCGGAGTCCGTTCCGGTGACGCTCGAGACTGAGATCACAGAGACCGGGATGCTCCAACTATGGTGCGTGGCGCGCGACGGCAGGCGCTGGAAACTGGAGTTCAACGTCCGGGAGAAGGTCGGCGGATAG
- a CDS encoding methyltransferase domain-containing protein — protein MSNPWLNVPLAEYEGHMSAATVRQLDALSDLFADALARTRPASVAILGIAGGNGLEHIDPSVTTRVAGLDCNPLYLEAVRRRHATRCNLTLHCVDLETDRPDLEPVDLVHAALVFEHAGAGRCFETAVSLVRPGGALAVVLQLPSDHGHDVAPTGFASIQSLKDKFELIDPGALRLRLEQSGLRLAHERHRPVPGGKRLWMGVFEEDRPSGRQ, from the coding sequence ATGTCCAATCCGTGGTTGAACGTTCCCCTGGCCGAGTACGAAGGCCACATGAGCGCGGCCACGGTACGGCAACTGGACGCGCTCTCCGACCTCTTCGCCGACGCGCTGGCGCGAACGCGGCCCGCCTCGGTGGCCATCCTCGGCATCGCCGGCGGCAACGGGCTCGAACACATTGACCCGTCGGTAACCACGCGCGTCGCCGGCCTCGACTGTAATCCGCTCTACCTCGAAGCCGTCCGCCGGCGCCACGCCACCCGTTGCAATCTGACCCTTCATTGCGTCGACCTCGAAACCGATCGCCCCGATCTCGAACCTGTCGACCTCGTCCACGCCGCCCTCGTCTTCGAGCACGCCGGCGCCGGCCGCTGTTTCGAAACCGCCGTATCACTCGTCCGCCCCGGCGGCGCGCTGGCCGTCGTGCTGCAACTCCCGAGCGACCACGGACATGACGTCGCGCCCACCGGCTTCGCCTCCATTCAGTCGCTCAAGGACAAATTCGAGCTAATAGACCCGGGCGCGCTCCGCCTCCGGCTCGAACAGTCCGGGCTCCGCCTCGCGCACGAGCGCCATCGCCCGGTCCCGGGAGGCAAACGTCTTTGGATGGGTGTCTTCGAAGAGGACCGGCCATCGGGGCGACAATAG
- a CDS encoding ABC transporter ATP-binding protein, producing the protein MTKKEGGFRIRVEGLTKRYRSGPDEVRVFAGLDCEIAAGERVAVVGESGAGKTTLLCLLGALDRPTSGRVFYGDQDIYALDDNALSGFRNRTVGFVWQMNSLLGEFTALENVAMPHRIRGASPEEANASARALLEEVGLKARLSHRPGELSGGEQQRVALARALAGRPKALLADEPTGNLDHTTGETVSRLLRELHRAHGLTTVVVTHNLALAESCDRVLQLEEGVFVPWSGAR; encoded by the coding sequence ATGACGAAGAAAGAGGGCGGTTTTCGAATCCGAGTCGAGGGCTTGACCAAACGCTACCGGTCCGGTCCGGACGAGGTGCGCGTGTTCGCGGGACTGGACTGCGAAATCGCCGCTGGCGAGCGAGTGGCTGTCGTAGGCGAATCGGGTGCGGGGAAGACAACCCTGCTCTGCCTACTCGGAGCGCTGGACCGGCCGACCTCGGGCCGTGTATTCTACGGCGATCAGGATATTTACGCCCTCGACGACAATGCGCTCTCGGGGTTTCGCAATCGCACGGTGGGATTCGTCTGGCAGATGAATTCCCTGCTCGGCGAGTTCACCGCGCTCGAAAATGTCGCCATGCCGCATCGAATTCGCGGCGCGTCGCCCGAGGAGGCCAACGCCTCCGCCCGGGCGCTGCTCGAGGAAGTGGGATTGAAGGCGCGCCTCTCACACCGCCCCGGAGAGTTGAGCGGCGGCGAGCAACAGCGCGTGGCGTTGGCCCGCGCCCTGGCCGGGCGCCCGAAGGCGCTTCTCGCCGATGAGCCGACCGGCAATCTCGACCACACAACCGGAGAGACTGTTTCCCGCCTGTTGCGCGAACTGCACCGCGCGCACGGGCTCACCACCGTCGTCGTGACGCACAATCTCGCGCTCGCCGAGAGCTGCGATCGGGTCTTACAATTAGAAGAGGGCGTGTTCGTACCTTGGTCGGGCGCGCGGTAA
- a CDS encoding ATP-dependent Clp protease ATP-binding subunit yields the protein MFERYTEKARRVIFFARYEASQFGSPYIETEHLLLGLLREDKALANRFLRSHAALESIRKQIEAQTTLREKVSTSVDLPLSHECKRVLAYAAEEAERLNHKHIGTEHLLLGLLREEKCFAAEILHERGLRLSQVREEIARSSSEKMSSNRPKESSLLSEFSRDLTQAAIDGTLDPLIGRDNELERVVQILCRRTKNNPVLIGEPGVGKTAIVEGLAQRIADGDVPSFLADKRILALDLSLIVAGTKYRGQFEERLKTIMKELMENQNAVIFIDELHTLVGAGSAEGSLDAANILKPALSRGEIQCIGATTPGEYRKSIEKDRSLERRFQAVKVPPPSEGDAIQILFGIKERYEKFHAVAYTDEAIESAVHASNRFIPDRFLPDKAIDLIDEAGARVKLRQTTLPSEVADIQKRIKFIVHRMEIAIANQEFEKARFYSDEERKERENLRLLREKYNLDDTSTGVVTKDDIEDVVARWTGVPMTAIKEEEVAKLIRIEEELHKRVVSQEKAISALARAIRRSRAGLKSPKRPAGSFLFLGPTGVGKTEVARALAEFLFGSEKSLIRFDMSEFMEKHSVSKLIGSPPGYVGYEEGGQLTERVKRAPYSIILLDEIEKAHPDVYNILLQVFEDGQLTDGLGNTVDFKNTIIIMTSNLGARHLEKRSQIGFSTPSTTGVPPKVEDMVMQEVKKAFNPEFLNRLDETILFTSLADDDLLKIIHLLTEQINVNLAPKQIKISLHDDAARYILEKTCGDRSYGARPLRRALQKYIEDPLSEALIQGTLPRPAELEVYLGEGGIYCRPVNTETEAATVGVGGAGDAPAGTPLYMF from the coding sequence ATGTTCGAACGATACACAGAGAAAGCGCGGCGGGTCATCTTTTTCGCACGGTATGAGGCCAGCCAGTTCGGCAGTCCGTATATCGAAACCGAGCATCTGCTGCTCGGCCTGTTGCGCGAGGACAAGGCGCTCGCCAACCGGTTCCTGCGCTCTCATGCGGCGCTCGAGTCGATCCGGAAGCAGATCGAAGCGCAGACGACGCTCCGGGAGAAGGTCTCCACCTCGGTCGACCTGCCGCTGTCGCACGAGTGCAAGCGCGTGCTCGCCTACGCGGCCGAAGAGGCCGAGCGGCTCAACCACAAGCACATCGGCACCGAGCATCTGCTGCTCGGCTTGTTGCGCGAAGAAAAATGCTTCGCCGCCGAGATCCTGCACGAGCGCGGGCTGCGGCTGTCGCAGGTGCGCGAGGAGATCGCGCGCTCCTCGTCAGAGAAGATGTCTTCGAACCGGCCCAAGGAGAGCTCGCTCCTTTCCGAGTTCAGCCGCGACCTGACTCAGGCGGCCATCGACGGCACGCTCGATCCGCTCATCGGGCGCGATAACGAGCTCGAGCGCGTGGTGCAGATCCTCTGCCGGCGCACGAAGAACAACCCGGTGCTGATCGGCGAGCCTGGCGTGGGGAAAACGGCCATCGTCGAAGGCCTCGCGCAGCGCATCGCCGACGGCGACGTGCCGAGCTTCCTCGCCGACAAGCGCATCCTCGCGCTCGACCTTTCGTTGATCGTCGCCGGCACGAAGTACCGCGGCCAGTTCGAAGAACGGCTGAAGACGATCATGAAAGAGTTGATGGAGAACCAGAACGCGGTGATCTTCATCGACGAGTTGCACACACTCGTGGGCGCCGGATCGGCCGAGGGGTCGCTCGACGCGGCCAACATCCTCAAGCCGGCGCTGTCGCGCGGCGAGATTCAGTGCATCGGCGCCACGACGCCGGGCGAGTACCGGAAATCGATCGAGAAAGACCGGTCGCTCGAGCGCCGCTTCCAGGCCGTGAAAGTCCCGCCGCCCTCGGAAGGCGATGCCATCCAGATCCTGTTCGGGATCAAAGAGCGCTACGAGAAGTTCCACGCCGTGGCCTACACCGACGAGGCGATCGAATCGGCCGTGCACGCATCGAACCGTTTCATCCCGGACCGGTTCCTGCCCGACAAGGCAATCGACCTCATTGACGAGGCCGGCGCGCGCGTGAAGCTCCGCCAGACGACGCTCCCCTCCGAGGTGGCCGACATCCAAAAGCGGATCAAGTTCATCGTCCACCGGATGGAGATCGCCATCGCGAATCAGGAATTCGAGAAGGCGCGGTTCTACTCCGACGAAGAGCGCAAGGAGCGCGAAAACCTCCGCCTGCTGCGCGAGAAGTACAATCTCGACGACACCTCCACCGGCGTCGTCACCAAGGACGACATTGAGGACGTGGTGGCGCGCTGGACCGGCGTGCCGATGACGGCGATCAAGGAAGAAGAAGTCGCCAAGCTCATCCGGATCGAAGAGGAGCTGCATAAGCGCGTAGTGAGCCAGGAGAAGGCGATCAGCGCGCTGGCGCGGGCCATCCGGCGGTCACGCGCCGGGCTCAAGTCACCGAAGCGGCCGGCCGGGTCGTTCCTGTTCCTCGGGCCCACCGGCGTCGGCAAGACCGAAGTGGCGCGGGCGCTTGCAGAGTTCCTGTTCGGCAGCGAGAAGTCGCTGATCCGCTTCGACATGTCCGAATTCATGGAGAAGCATTCGGTGTCGAAGTTGATCGGATCGCCTCCCGGCTACGTCGGCTACGAAGAGGGCGGCCAGTTGACCGAACGCGTCAAGCGCGCGCCGTACTCCATCATCCTGCTCGACGAAATCGAGAAGGCGCACCCGGATGTCTACAACATCCTGCTGCAGGTGTTCGAAGACGGCCAGTTGACCGACGGGCTCGGCAATACGGTGGACTTCAAGAACACGATTATCATCATGACGTCGAACCTCGGAGCGCGGCACCTCGAAAAGCGTTCGCAAATCGGCTTCTCGACCCCTTCGACCACCGGCGTTCCGCCGAAGGTGGAGGACATGGTGATGCAGGAAGTGAAGAAGGCGTTCAACCCTGAGTTCCTCAACCGGCTCGACGAAACGATCCTCTTCACCAGCCTCGCCGACGACGACCTGCTGAAGATCATCCACTTGCTCACCGAGCAGATCAACGTGAACCTGGCGCCGAAGCAGATCAAGATCTCGCTGCACGACGACGCGGCTCGCTACATCCTCGAGAAGACCTGCGGCGACCGCAGCTACGGCGCGCGTCCGCTGCGCCGGGCGCTGCAGAAGTACATTGAGGATCCGCTGTCGGAGGCGTTGATCCAGGGAACGCTGCCGCGTCCGGCCGAACTCGAGGTCTACCTTGGGGAAGGCGGCATCTACTGCCGGCCGGTGAACACGGAGACCGAAGCGGCGACTGTAGGAGTGGGCGGCGCGGGCGACGCGCCGGCCGGCACTCCTCTCTACATGTTCTGA
- a CDS encoding HAMP domain-containing sensor histidine kinase, whose translation MPESGQDELDRLRRESANARLFARMIAHDLNNVLGGMLGHASLLEALTEPGGELHESSMVISQAATRATALVRQLLDYSGEPTARFEPVDLAAATQEVAGLIRGTEAPRVETVFEASPAWVTGDPAQLYQMVLNLTVNAREALRGQADPRLLLRVRRIAAAETPAGIELTVADNGPGIPPELRDRIFDPFVSGNPTGRGLGLAIVKRVVETHGGAIGLATNAGGGTAFRVRLPERGRA comes from the coding sequence ATGCCAGAATCCGGACAGGACGAACTCGACCGCCTGCGGCGCGAAAGCGCCAACGCGCGGTTGTTCGCCCGGATGATCGCGCACGACCTCAACAACGTGCTCGGCGGGATGCTCGGGCACGCATCGCTGCTTGAGGCGCTCACCGAACCGGGCGGCGAGTTGCACGAATCCTCCATGGTCATCTCCCAGGCCGCCACGCGCGCCACGGCGCTCGTCCGCCAGTTGCTCGACTACTCAGGCGAGCCTACCGCGCGGTTCGAGCCGGTGGATCTGGCGGCTGCCACGCAGGAGGTGGCCGGGCTGATCCGCGGGACGGAGGCGCCGCGAGTCGAGACGGTATTCGAGGCGAGTCCCGCCTGGGTGACCGGCGACCCGGCGCAGCTTTACCAGATGGTCCTCAATCTGACGGTGAATGCCCGCGAAGCGCTGCGCGGTCAAGCCGATCCGCGCCTGTTGCTGCGCGTCCGGCGCATCGCCGCCGCGGAAACGCCCGCCGGCATTGAGCTGACGGTGGCCGACAACGGCCCGGGGATTCCCCCTGAGTTGCGCGACCGCATCTTCGATCCCTTCGTCAGCGGGAACCCGACCGGCCGCGGGCTCGGCCTGGCCATCGTAAAGCGAGTCGTCGAAACCCACGGCGGCGCCATCGGCCTTGCCACGAATGCCGGGGGCGGCACGGCGTTCCGCGTTCGCCTTCCCGAGCGCGGCCGGGCGTGA
- a CDS encoding S8 family peptidase, giving the protein MKILSTLAIILALMAPGLSAGPKTSPEVDNMAPGTRASVIVRYKTPPGLAHAAKAKAKGLDAKKRLPLIDGVVLAGSRAEIRALIAADPDIAYVSPDRKVRGSLDYANPTTGADIAFRSAWTGQGIGIAVVDSGVAAHWDLKDRIVYNESFVGGSATDEFGHGTHVAAIIAGNGGLSNIGTATFRGIAPKANIVNLKVLDSQGASSDSIVVAAIERAIQLRKKYNIRVMNLSLGRPVMDTYSNDPLCIAVEKAWNAGIVVVVAAGNFGRDDTFGNKGYGTIASPGNDPYVITVGAMKTMTTANRGDDLIASYSSKGPTAIDHIVKPDLVAPGNRIISALVTGSYLAETYPANRISKDYYLPAAGSSPSNLYFRLSGTSMASPMVSGAAALMLEKDSGLSPDTVKARLMLSATKQFPTASVATDPVTGQTFTSQYDVFTIGAGYLDIPGALANSETFSKKLSAVSPPAVYDPATGQVLLVTSDSGLWGSTNLSGTSAVWGSAAAWGTSAVWGSSAVWGSAAAWGTSAIWGAAAAWGTNGTDAFTAIWGTAAAWGTSSTTSTSTTRVSYTSAFAGPAFDATQISIAINGEN; this is encoded by the coding sequence ATGAAAATCCTATCTACCCTCGCAATCATCCTCGCACTGATGGCTCCGGGACTCTCGGCCGGACCAAAGACCTCCCCTGAGGTCGACAACATGGCCCCTGGAACCAGGGCCTCCGTCATCGTTCGATACAAGACGCCTCCCGGCCTCGCGCACGCTGCCAAGGCCAAGGCCAAGGGACTCGACGCAAAGAAGCGGCTGCCACTCATCGACGGCGTCGTCCTTGCTGGCAGTCGCGCCGAAATCCGAGCGCTCATCGCCGCTGACCCCGACATCGCGTACGTCTCACCAGACCGCAAGGTCCGCGGCTCCCTCGACTACGCCAACCCGACCACTGGCGCCGACATCGCCTTCCGAAGCGCATGGACCGGACAGGGCATCGGCATCGCCGTGGTTGACAGCGGCGTGGCGGCGCACTGGGATCTCAAGGACCGGATCGTCTACAACGAGTCCTTCGTTGGCGGATCCGCCACCGACGAATTCGGCCATGGGACCCACGTCGCCGCGATCATCGCCGGCAACGGAGGGCTCTCCAACATAGGGACGGCGACCTTCCGCGGCATCGCGCCCAAAGCGAACATCGTCAATCTGAAGGTGCTGGACTCACAGGGAGCCAGCTCCGACAGCATCGTCGTGGCCGCCATCGAGCGCGCCATTCAGCTCAGGAAGAAGTACAACATCCGCGTGATGAATCTGTCGCTCGGCCGCCCCGTGATGGATACCTACTCGAACGACCCGCTGTGCATCGCGGTGGAGAAGGCCTGGAACGCCGGGATCGTAGTCGTCGTGGCGGCCGGTAACTTCGGACGCGACGATACGTTCGGCAACAAGGGCTACGGCACCATCGCTTCGCCCGGCAACGACCCCTACGTGATCACGGTGGGCGCGATGAAAACGATGACCACCGCCAATCGCGGCGATGACCTGATCGCCAGCTACAGCTCGAAGGGGCCGACGGCGATCGACCACATCGTAAAACCCGACCTGGTCGCTCCCGGCAACCGAATCATATCCGCTCTGGTCACGGGCAGCTACCTGGCCGAAACCTATCCGGCCAACCGAATCTCGAAGGATTACTACCTTCCCGCGGCCGGGTCTTCTCCTTCCAACCTCTACTTCCGCCTCAGCGGCACCAGCATGGCCAGCCCGATGGTATCCGGCGCCGCGGCCCTGATGCTCGAGAAGGACTCCGGCCTCTCGCCAGACACGGTAAAGGCCCGGTTGATGCTGAGCGCCACCAAACAGTTCCCCACCGCAAGCGTCGCCACGGACCCGGTGACCGGCCAGACCTTCACCAGCCAGTACGATGTCTTTACGATCGGCGCCGGATACCTCGACATCCCGGGCGCGCTCGCCAACAGCGAGACGTTCAGCAAGAAGCTGAGCGCCGTTTCTCCTCCGGCCGTTTACGACCCGGCGACGGGCCAGGTGCTGCTGGTGACGTCGGACTCGGGGCTGTGGGGCTCCACCAACCTCTCCGGCACGTCGGCCGTGTGGGGTTCGGCGGCTGCCTGGGGCACCTCGGCGGTTTGGGGTTCTTCGGCCGTGTGGGGTTCGGCGGCTGCCTGGGGCACTTCGGCGATATGGGGTGCGGCGGCGGCCTGGGGAACCAACGGAACCGACGCCTTCACGGCGATCTGGGGGACGGCGGCTGCCTGGGGCACCTCGAGCACGACGTCCACGAGCACTACCCGAGTGAGCTACACCTCGGCGTTCGCGGGTCCGGCCTTCGACGCGACCCAGATCTCGATCGCCATCAACGGCGAAAACTGA